From Ascaphus truei isolate aAscTru1 chromosome 20, aAscTru1.hap1, whole genome shotgun sequence, one genomic window encodes:
- the LOC142470955 gene encoding extracellular calcium-sensing receptor-like: MIELDPNAEEFTPVGPNEQDSEVEDAAVIESGTTYGPTGDTCGEVPGAPHTRVHNPGTPRHSQGPPVDPIGARALETRRHAEKVGAGALWKFVCAGSQDEAAICQMFDPQNYQSMRAMIFAIDEINSNPDLLPNITLGFQIFDTCVSTRRAAEGIFWILSGGQGSIPNYMCHSGPPLAGVIGDSGSTRSIIMAQMLGLYRYPQISYFATSSLLSDRTQFPSFFRTVPSDVFQSQGLAQLVSYFNWTWVGLLAVDNDYGQQGILATKLDILRAGACVAFIEFILISRTDRNAPHLSRVIAESNANVVVVFSGELFFLPVLEELFRLNVTGKSWVASESWSTSALLSKERFWGILRGTIGFAIHSGPIPGFREFLNAGQPQKTPDDSFMIEFWEQNFGCKWERPGTKLSNGTRHCTAQETLGSTYSGFNVLGGTYNAYIAVYAFAWALQDVLTRRLQGCPKSSGRCSDTLAFQPWEVLHSMKSVRFRTKEEKEMYFDSNGDVPALYDIVNWQMSSQGTIQHVKVGSYDASARPGHTFMVNSTAIHWAAGGTQVPHSVCTQSCSPGFRKAAIRGKPACCFQCVPCPQGEISNHTDSIDCLRCPWDQLPSAQQDRCLQKTVEFLSYEEPLGAALVATSVTSSTIPVALLGIFSHYKSTPIIRANNYSLSCLLLLSLSLCFLCSLTFIGYPQPKKCLLRQVAFGIVFALCVSCVLAKTVTVVIAFKATKPGSNLRKWTGTKVSYCVIGLSVLIQLCVCLMWLLSFPPFPEHNVQTQPGIIIVECNEGSPTAFWCMLGYLSLLATISFILAFLARQLPDSFNEAKFITFSMLAFLSVWLSYIPASLSARGKYTVAMEIFAILSSTWALLVCIFVPKIFIILCRPELNTRDNLMGRERNIKKLRRFNH, from the exons ATGATTGAGTTGGACCCTAATGCAGAGGAATTCACCCCAGTGGGTCCCAATGAACAGGACAGCGAAGTTGAAGATGCAGCAGTGATAGAGAGTG GTACCACCTACggacccacaggggacacctgcggggaagtaCCGGGGGCCCCCCACACCCGTGTGCataacccggggacccccagacactcgcagggaccacccgtggacccaaTTGGGGCCCGAG cctTAGAGACCCGCCGGCACGCcgagaaggtgggggccggagcg CTGTGGAAGTTTGTATGTGCTGGGAGTCAGGACGAGGCTGCCATCTGTCAAAT GTTTGATCCCCAGAATTATCAGAGCATGCGAGCAATGATATTTGCTATAGATGAAATTAACTCAAACCCTGACCTCCTCCCCAACATCACTCTCGGCTTCCAAATATTTGACACCTGTGTTAGCACGAGACGGGCAGCAGAGGGGATATTCTGGATTCTTTCGGGAGGACAAGGAAGCATTCCCAATTACATGTGTCACAGCGGACCTCCTCTAGCAGGTGTCATTGGAGACTCTGGGTCCACCCGCTCCATCATAATGGCCCAAATGTTGGGGCTGTACAGATACCCACAG ATCAGCTACTTTGCAACCAGCTCCCTCCTGAGCGACCGTACACAGTTCCCTTCCTTTTTCAGGACTGTCCCCAGCGACGTTTTCCAGTCCCAAGGGCTGGCACAGCTGGTGTCCTACTTCAACTGGACATGGGTTGGGCTGTTGGCTGTGGACAATGACTATGGGCAGCAGGGCATCTTGGCCACCAAGTTAGATATACTGAGAGCTGGGGCCTGCGTGGCCTTTATCGAGTTCATACTGATAAGCCGAACCGATCGCAATGCCCCACACCTCTCGAGGGTCATCGCAGAGTCAAATGCCAACGTTGTGGTTGTCTTCTCTGGTGAATTATTTTTTCTCCCGGTGCTAGAAGAGCTCTTTAGGCTCAACGTCACGGGGAAGAGCTGGGTCGCAAGTGAATCATGGTCAACCTCAGCCCTGTTATCGAAAGAGCGATTCTGGGGTATCCTGCGGGGCACCATTGGCTTTGCAATACATAGCGGGCCGATTCCCGGGTTCAGAGAGTTTCTCAATGCTGGCCAACCGCAAAAAACTCCAGATGATAGCTTCATGATTGAGTTTTGGGAGCAGAACTTTGGTTGTAAATGGGAGAGACCAGGGACAAAATTGTCCAACGGCACCAGACACTGCACGGCTCAGGAGACTCTTGGGAGTACCTACAGCGGTTTTAATGTTCTGGGAGGGACCTACAATGCCTACATTGCGGTTTACGCATTCGCCTGGGCTCTGCAAGATGTCCTAACTCGTAGGCTACAGGGCTGCCCCAAATCAAGCGGGAGATGCAGTGACACTTTGGCTTTCCAACCATGGGAG GTTCTGCACTCTATGAAATCCGTCCGGTTCCGGACTAAAGAAGAGAAAGAAATGTATTTCGACTCTAACGGGGACGTTCCAGCTCTGTATGACATCGTCAACTGGCAAATGAGTTCACAGGGAACCATACAGCACGTAAAGGTCGGGAGTTACGATGCTAGTGCCAGGCCGGGACACACATTCATGGTGAACTCCACCGCCATCCACTGGGCAGCGGGGGGGACACAG gtCCCTCACTCCGTCTGCACTCAGAGCTGTTCCCCGGGTTTCAGGAAGGCAGCTATAAGAGGGAAGCCTGCCTGCTGCTTCCAGTGTGTCCCCTGTCCTCAAGGAGAGATCTCCAACCACACAG ACTCCATTGACTGCCTTCGATGCCCGTGGGACCAGTTGCCCAGTGCCCAACAGGATAGATGCCTCCAAAAGACTGTTGAGTTTCTTTCCTATGAAGAGCCCCTGGGTGCAGCTTTGGTAGCCACTAGTGTCACTTCATCCACGATCCCAGTTGCCCTATTGGGGATTTTCAGCCACTACAAGTCCACTCCCATTATCAGAGCCAACAACTACTCTCTAAGTTGTCTTCTTCTgttgtccctgtccctctgcttcctctgctctTTGACTTTCATAGGTTACCCTCAACCGAAGAAGTGTCTTCTTCGCCAGGTGGCATTCGGCATTGTCTTtgccctctgtgtctcctgtgtccTTGCCAAAACTGTCACTGTTGTCATTGCTTTCAAGGCCACAAAGCCAGGAAGCAACCTTAGGAAGTGGACAGGGACAAAGGTGTCCTATTGTGTCATTGGACTGAGTGTCCTTATTCAGCTATGTGTGTGCCTCATGTGGCTGTTAAGCTTCCCTCCCTTCCCAGAACACAACGTACAAACCCAACCAGGGATCATTATTGTTGAGTGTAATGAGGGCTCTCCCACTGCCTTCTGGTGCATGCTGGGATATCTCAGCCTCCTGGCCACCATCAGCTTCATCCTTGCCTTCCTGGCCAGGCAGCTCCCTGACAGCTTTAATGAGGCCAAGTTCATCACCTTCAGCATGCTGGCCTTCCTAAGCGTCTGGCTGTCCTATATCCCGGCCTCCCTCAGTGCCCGTGGTAAGTACACCGTGGCCATGGAGATCTTCGCCATTCTGTCTTCCACCTGGGCTCTGCTGGTCTGTATCTTTGTTCCCAAGATCTTCATCATCCTCTGTAGGCCAGAACTGAACACGAGAGACAAtttaatggggagagagagaaatataaaaAAACTAAGAAGATTCAACCATTGA